In Nostoc sp. GT001, a genomic segment contains:
- the pyrF gene encoding orotidine-5'-phosphate decarboxylase: MENREQVEQRVIVALDVPDEQSAIALIDRLPQVVWWKVGLELFTSTGPRILEELKSRQKRIFLDLKFDDIPNTVAGACRSAARYGVDLLTIHATAGRDALKAATEAAQEGAAKACVQPPKLIAITLLTSISARQLAFDLKIPLELPEYALEMALLAQESGLDGVVCSPQEVAQLRQTCGNDFLLVCPGVRPTWADIGDQKRSLTPAQAIIAGADYLVIGRPITTATEPELAWKRISEELTTVA, from the coding sequence ATGGAGAATAGGGAACAGGTAGAACAACGAGTTATTGTGGCTTTGGATGTGCCAGATGAACAAAGTGCGATCGCTCTTATAGATCGGCTACCGCAAGTAGTTTGGTGGAAAGTCGGTTTAGAGTTGTTTACCAGCACTGGCCCGAGAATTCTGGAAGAGTTAAAGTCTCGGCAAAAGCGCATTTTCTTGGATTTAAAGTTTGATGATATCCCCAATACCGTTGCTGGTGCTTGCCGGAGTGCAGCTAGATATGGAGTGGATTTACTGACAATTCATGCTACTGCTGGTAGAGATGCCCTGAAAGCCGCAACTGAGGCGGCACAGGAAGGGGCTGCAAAAGCATGTGTACAACCACCAAAGTTAATTGCGATTACCCTGCTAACGAGCATTTCTGCTCGGCAGTTGGCATTTGATTTAAAAATTCCCCTAGAATTGCCAGAATATGCTCTAGAAATGGCCCTGCTGGCTCAGGAATCTGGTTTGGATGGGGTAGTTTGTTCGCCTCAAGAGGTGGCACAGCTACGACAAACTTGTGGAAATGACTTTTTGCTAGTTTGTCCGGGAGTTAGACCAACTTGGGCTGATATTGGCGATCAAAAGCGATCGCTCACTCCAGCCCAAGCAATTATTGCTGGTGCAGATTATCTCGTGATTGGGCGTCCCATCACCACTGCTACTGAGCCTGAGCTAGCCTGGAAGAGGATTTCTGAGGAGTTAACCACGGTGGCATGA
- the tyrS gene encoding tyrosine--tRNA ligase: MTPDFAWLRRGVVEVFPQSVDVNSESLERLLLTTNQPLRVKLGIDPTGTDIHLGHSIPVRKLRGFQDAGHTAVLIIGDFTARIGDPTGKSEVRRQLTEADVAKNAQTYLDQVRPILDFDTPGRLEVRYNSEWLSKLNLEKILELLSTMTVGQMLAKEGFADRYKKENPIFIHEFLYPLMQGFDSVAVEADVELGGTDQKFNIAVGRDLQRHFGQKPQFGMLLPILIGTDGVQKMSKSLGNYIGLSEHPGQKYQKLQGVPDNLLEQYFELLTDLPLDQLPENPRDRQTLLAWEVVKQYHGETAAQEAKEAAQSGGKEGAVPEFSLASVQQFPTKLAYILNVTGLCKSTGEGKRKIQEGGVRLDGDRITDADTTFDAPSQLKGKVLQVGKNKFVRLVP, from the coding sequence ATGACGCCAGATTTTGCTTGGTTGCGTCGTGGTGTAGTAGAAGTATTCCCACAATCAGTTGATGTTAACAGCGAAAGTTTAGAAAGGCTCTTACTAACTACAAACCAACCTTTAAGGGTAAAATTAGGGATTGACCCTACTGGTACTGATATTCATCTAGGTCATAGCATACCAGTACGAAAACTGCGAGGATTTCAAGATGCAGGTCATACAGCAGTTTTAATTATTGGTGATTTCACAGCGCGTATTGGCGATCCAACTGGTAAATCTGAAGTGCGTCGTCAGCTTACAGAAGCAGATGTAGCTAAAAATGCTCAGACTTATCTCGATCAAGTACGTCCTATCTTGGATTTTGACACACCAGGAAGGTTAGAGGTGCGCTATAACTCCGAATGGCTCTCTAAGCTCAACTTAGAGAAAATTTTGGAGTTACTCTCCACGATGACGGTGGGGCAGATGTTAGCGAAGGAAGGATTTGCCGATCGCTATAAAAAAGAGAATCCAATTTTTATCCATGAGTTCCTGTACCCGTTAATGCAAGGTTTTGATTCGGTTGCAGTTGAGGCAGATGTGGAATTAGGCGGCACCGATCAGAAATTTAATATTGCTGTAGGCAGAGATTTGCAGCGCCATTTTGGTCAAAAACCCCAATTTGGTATGCTGCTGCCAATTTTGATTGGCACGGATGGCGTACAAAAAATGTCTAAGTCTTTAGGTAATTATATCGGATTGTCAGAACACCCAGGACAAAAGTATCAAAAGTTGCAAGGAGTTCCCGATAATCTCCTAGAACAGTATTTTGAACTGTTGACGGATTTACCTTTGGATCAACTGCCAGAAAATCCCCGCGATCGCCAAACACTCTTAGCATGGGAAGTTGTTAAACAGTATCATGGCGAAACCGCAGCCCAAGAAGCGAAAGAAGCAGCCCAAAGCGGCGGTAAAGAAGGTGCTGTTCCAGAATTTTCTCTAGCTAGTGTGCAGCAATTTCCTACGAAGTTAGCGTATATTCTCAATGTTACTGGCTTGTGCAAAAGTACAGGTGAAGGAAAGCGGAAAATTCAAGAGGGTGGAGTGCGCCTAGATGGCGATCGCATCACTGATGCTGATACCACTTTCGATGCTCCTAGTCAGTTAAAAGGTAAAGTTTTACAAGTTGGGAAAAATAAGTTTGTGCGCTTAGTACCTTAA
- a CDS encoding transglycosylase domain-containing protein, with protein MSSSRTFEDKQPQRRASSGFEFLKGVGQVTGGTLLSITMLASSIVAGGLVGLAISFRNLPDVRQLRNFFPSETTYIYDVKGKLLTSIHGEANREVVPLDRISPNLKRAVLASEDSHFYDHHGINPTGVGRAVVVNAVAGGVKEGGSTVTMQLVKNLFLSRKRAFTRKLAEGVLAIRLEQILTKDQILEMYLNQVYWGHNNYGVQTAARSYFNKSSEYLSLGESAMMAGLIQAPEEFSPFVSMKLAKQKQKEVLGRMLELNWINQSDYDSALKQEIKLGRIKSFQGSALPYITNTVAQELAKKFGRETLLKGGMRVQTTVDANFQIMAEETVVKWHKSLLGQGLSKNQIALVAIDPRTHFIKALVGGVDPKTSEFNRATQSQRQPGSSFKPFVYYAAFATGKYGPDSTVVDSPVSYQDGNGRYFPRNYDGGFSGPMPIRTALAQSRNIPVIKIGKAVGMNRVIETCRTLGIMSPMEPVTSLPLGAIGVTPLEMASAYATFANYGWQSPPTVIARVTDSSGNVLLDNTPKPQLVLDPWASAAIIDVMRTVVTNGTGKGAAIARPSAGKTGTTSSEKDIWYVGTVPQLTTAVWVGRDDNRQLASRATGGGMVAPIWKDFMEKALKNIPVENFKSPSQFSRPKSN; from the coding sequence GTGTCGTCGTCTAGGACTTTTGAAGATAAACAGCCACAGCGTCGGGCTTCATCAGGTTTTGAGTTTTTGAAAGGAGTCGGTCAGGTAACTGGCGGTACTCTCCTCTCAATCACCATGCTGGCAAGTTCCATTGTAGCCGGAGGACTGGTTGGTTTAGCCATCAGTTTCCGTAATTTGCCAGATGTGAGACAGCTACGTAACTTCTTTCCCTCAGAAACGACTTACATTTATGACGTTAAGGGCAAACTCTTAACCAGTATTCACGGGGAAGCCAACCGGGAAGTCGTACCCCTAGATAGAATTTCCCCGAATTTAAAACGGGCAGTGTTGGCAAGTGAAGATAGCCACTTCTACGATCACCACGGTATCAACCCTACTGGTGTCGGGCGGGCTGTAGTAGTTAACGCTGTAGCAGGTGGAGTCAAAGAGGGTGGCTCTACTGTTACTATGCAATTGGTAAAAAACCTATTTTTGTCTCGTAAGCGCGCCTTTACCCGAAAGTTAGCAGAAGGGGTGCTAGCCATCCGGTTAGAGCAAATTCTTACTAAAGACCAGATATTAGAAATGTACCTCAATCAAGTTTATTGGGGTCATAACAATTATGGTGTACAAACGGCAGCCCGCAGTTACTTTAATAAATCATCAGAATATTTAAGCTTGGGTGAGTCGGCAATGATGGCGGGTTTGATCCAAGCACCAGAGGAATTCAGTCCATTTGTGAGCATGAAGCTGGCAAAACAGAAACAAAAAGAAGTGCTAGGACGGATGCTGGAATTGAACTGGATCAACCAGTCAGACTATGACAGTGCCCTCAAACAAGAAATCAAACTTGGCAGAATCAAATCCTTTCAAGGTAGTGCCCTACCTTATATAACCAATACAGTAGCGCAGGAGTTGGCTAAAAAGTTTGGGCGTGAGACATTACTCAAAGGCGGGATGCGTGTACAAACTACAGTTGATGCCAACTTCCAAATAATGGCAGAGGAAACTGTCGTTAAGTGGCATAAATCATTGCTTGGACAGGGATTATCGAAGAATCAAATCGCCTTAGTGGCAATTGATCCGCGCACCCATTTTATTAAAGCACTGGTGGGCGGTGTAGATCCTAAGACCAGTGAATTCAATCGGGCAACTCAATCTCAACGTCAGCCCGGCTCTTCCTTTAAACCGTTTGTCTACTATGCTGCTTTTGCTACTGGTAAATATGGGCCAGACTCAACGGTGGTAGATTCTCCAGTCAGCTATCAAGATGGTAATGGTCGGTACTTCCCCAGAAATTATGATGGGGGTTTTAGCGGTCCTATGCCAATTCGTACGGCTTTAGCCCAGTCGCGCAACATTCCCGTGATTAAGATTGGTAAGGCTGTTGGCATGAATCGAGTGATCGAAACTTGCCGTACTTTGGGGATCATGAGTCCGATGGAACCTGTTACCTCTCTGCCTCTTGGTGCAATTGGTGTCACTCCCCTAGAAATGGCTAGTGCTTATGCTACCTTTGCGAATTATGGCTGGCAATCTCCACCCACTGTAATAGCCCGTGTCACCGATAGTAGTGGTAACGTCTTACTAGATAACACCCCGAAACCCCAGCTAGTTCTAGACCCTTGGGCATCGGCAGCCATTATCGATGTAATGCGAACGGTAGTTACTAATGGTACAGGTAAAGGTGCTGCCATAGCTCGTCCAAGCGCTGGGAAGACGGGTACAACTTCCTCAGAAAAGGATATCTGGTATGTTGGCACTGTGCCACAGCTAACCACTGCGGTTTGGGTAGGGAGGGACGACAACAGACAACTAGCTAGCCGTGCTACAGGTGGCGGTATGGTTGCTCCCATTTGGAAAGATTTTATGGAGAAGGCACTTAAGAACATACCAGTAGAAAACTTCAAGTCACCTTCCCAGTTTTCTCGTCCCAAGTCAAATTAA
- a CDS encoding DUF1825 family protein — MGFFDSEIVQQEAKQLFEDYQALIKLGNSYGKFDRDGKKLFIEQMETMMDRYRIFMKRFELSEDFMAQMTVEQLKTQLGQFGVTPQQMFDQMHLTLERMKAELEKQP, encoded by the coding sequence ATGGGATTCTTCGATTCTGAAATAGTTCAGCAAGAAGCAAAACAGCTGTTTGAGGATTATCAAGCGCTGATCAAGCTTGGCAACAGCTACGGCAAATTTGACCGCGATGGCAAAAAGCTGTTTATTGAGCAAATGGAAACCATGATGGATCGATATCGCATCTTTATGAAGCGTTTCGAGCTATCAGAAGATTTCATGGCACAAATGACAGTAGAACAACTGAAAACGCAATTAGGTCAGTTCGGTGTCACCCCGCAACAAATGTTTGACCAAATGCACCTCACCTTAGAACGGATGAAAGCCGAGCTAGAAAAACAGCCCTAG
- the psaJ gene encoding photosystem I reaction center subunit IX produces the protein MADKGDQSAYLIKFISTAPVAATIWMTITAGILIEFNRFFPDLLFHPLP, from the coding sequence ATGGCAGACAAAGGCGATCAATCAGCTTATTTGATTAAATTCATTTCCACAGCGCCCGTGGCCGCTACCATCTGGATGACGATCACAGCAGGTATCTTGATTGAATTCAACCGCTTTTTCCCCGACCTACTTTTCCACCCACTGCCATAA
- the remA gene encoding extracellular matrix/biofilm regulator RemA, with product MDIQLINIGFGNIVSANRVVAIVSPESAPIKRIITDARDRGQLIDATYGRRTRAVIITDSSHVILSAIQPETVANRFVISREHQTVDN from the coding sequence ATGGACATTCAGTTAATCAACATCGGCTTTGGTAACATCGTGTCTGCCAACCGAGTAGTTGCCATTGTCAGTCCAGAGTCTGCCCCGATTAAGCGGATTATTACCGATGCACGAGACAGAGGTCAACTGATTGATGCAACTTACGGTCGTCGGACTAGAGCTGTAATTATTACCGATTCCAGCCACGTAATTTTGTCAGCGATTCAGCCGGAAACGGTAGCGAATCGCTTTGTGATTTCTCGCGAGCATCAAACTGTAGATAATTGA
- the lepB gene encoding signal peptidase I, with the protein MIPHESDAKEERASLKVWRSWRENLILIAIALCLAFLIRTFIAEPRYIPSDSMLPTLHTGDRLVVEKISYHFHPPITGDIIVFQPPAELQRRGYPKDQAFIKRVIGQPGEVISVASGKVYLNGQPLAEDYIAEPPNQPYQPVKVPEDEFFVMGDNRNDSNDSRYWGFLPRKNVIGRATFRFEPLDRIGFI; encoded by the coding sequence ATGATTCCTCACGAAAGTGATGCAAAAGAAGAGCGTGCGTCGTTAAAAGTATGGCGTAGTTGGCGAGAAAATCTGATTTTAATTGCGATCGCACTGTGTTTGGCATTCTTAATCAGGACTTTTATCGCCGAACCGCGCTATATACCTTCTGACTCGATGTTACCCACCTTACATACAGGCGATCGCTTGGTAGTTGAAAAAATCTCCTACCATTTTCACCCTCCCATAACTGGCGATATTATTGTTTTTCAGCCACCCGCAGAACTACAACGTCGAGGATATCCCAAAGACCAAGCGTTTATCAAGCGAGTTATTGGCCAGCCTGGTGAGGTAATAAGTGTTGCTTCTGGTAAAGTTTACCTCAACGGTCAACCCTTAGCAGAAGACTACATCGCGGAACCTCCAAATCAGCCATATCAACCAGTAAAAGTCCCAGAAGACGAATTTTTCGTTATGGGAGATAATCGCAACGATAGTAATGACTCTCGCTATTGGGGCTTTTTACCCAGAAAAAATGTCATTGGTAGGGCAACATTTCGCTTTGAGCCTCTCGATCGCATTGGGTTCATTTAA
- a CDS encoding photosystem I reaction center protein subunit XI, translated as MAQAVDASKNLASDPRNREVVFPAFGDPQIGNLETPVNSSPLIKGFINNLPAYRPGLAPARRGLEVGMAHGYWLFGPFAKLGPLRDTDNANLAGLLGGIGLVVVLTGALSLYANSNPPKALPSVTVPKPPADAFNSKESWNNFASSFLIGGIGGAVVAYFLTSNLALIQGLFG; from the coding sequence ATGGCACAAGCAGTAGATGCATCAAAGAATCTTGCCAGCGATCCCAGAAATCGGGAAGTTGTTTTTCCCGCATTTGGCGATCCACAGATAGGCAACCTAGAAACGCCGGTTAATTCTTCTCCCTTGATCAAGGGGTTTATTAATAATTTACCTGCTTATCGCCCAGGTCTGGCTCCTGCTAGACGCGGTTTAGAAGTTGGTATGGCTCATGGTTACTGGCTATTTGGTCCCTTTGCCAAATTAGGCCCACTGCGGGACACAGATAATGCTAACTTAGCTGGGTTACTGGGAGGTATCGGCCTGGTTGTTGTTCTTACTGGCGCCCTATCGCTGTATGCCAATAGCAATCCACCCAAAGCACTTCCTAGTGTTACAGTACCTAAGCCACCAGCAGATGCCTTTAACTCTAAAGAAAGCTGGAACAACTTCGCCAGTTCTTTCTTGATTGGTGGTATTGGTGGTGCAGTAGTTGCTTACTTTTTAACTAGTAATTTAGCACTAATTCAAGGTCTATTTGGTTAA
- a CDS encoding DnaJ domain-containing protein: MSQTFLPPEWFKQLCDPYAVLGISVSADDRQIFKRYHTLAKLLHPDRYAKSCNPDQELATAILSYLINPAYEQLKNRHKRLIAIAMLRSDARVLQQEALCGKSAIAQELREMSAPQAELLYEEAIASYAEAQYKSLHQFYQITQQISILNLVYLQLHKPDLFLAQKAVRITPEIEVKPVELTLNEKTNVEPVLTNYAQRHYQRAIEYVKLANWPLAVQELRDAIKLEPNNSEYYALLGLVHLKQKFIGMARVYIRQALKLNPQDSLAQKYATRLKIEPGENTNPKSIAKALSIAALLSRFNKGKRSQVKC, translated from the coding sequence ATGTCACAGACCTTCCTACCGCCAGAATGGTTTAAACAGCTTTGTGATCCTTACGCTGTGCTAGGAATTTCTGTGAGTGCTGATGATCGCCAGATTTTTAAACGCTATCATACTTTAGCGAAACTGCTACATCCCGATCGCTATGCTAAAAGCTGCAATCCAGACCAAGAATTAGCAACGGCAATACTTAGCTATTTAATCAATCCAGCTTACGAACAACTCAAAAATCGACACAAGCGCTTGATTGCCATAGCCATGCTGCGATCAGATGCAAGAGTATTACAGCAGGAAGCTTTGTGTGGGAAAAGTGCCATAGCTCAAGAACTTAGAGAAATGTCTGCACCCCAAGCAGAATTGTTGTACGAAGAAGCGATCGCTTCCTATGCAGAAGCTCAATACAAATCACTCCATCAGTTCTATCAAATTACACAACAAATTAGCATACTGAATTTAGTTTACTTACAGTTGCATAAACCTGACTTGTTTCTAGCGCAAAAAGCTGTTCGCATCACCCCTGAAATAGAAGTCAAGCCAGTGGAATTGACATTAAATGAAAAAACTAATGTCGAACCAGTTTTGACAAACTACGCTCAACGTCACTACCAGCGAGCTATTGAGTACGTCAAGCTAGCCAACTGGCCCCTAGCCGTGCAAGAACTGCGCGATGCCATCAAGTTAGAGCCAAATAACAGCGAATATTATGCCTTATTAGGTTTAGTACATCTAAAACAGAAATTTATCGGCATGGCTAGGGTTTACATCCGTCAAGCATTAAAACTTAACCCGCAAGATTCACTAGCTCAGAAATACGCTACCAGACTGAAAATTGAACCGGGCGAAAATACTAATCCTAAATCAATAGCTAAAGCTCTGAGTATCGCCGCTTTATTAAGTCGATTTAACAAGGGGAAACGTTCTCAAGTCAAGTGTTGA
- the gmk gene encoding guanylate kinase, whose product MMPVLPIQSSATTEECLHLGRLIVLTGPSGVGKGTLMRSLLERHPELYYSVSVTTRSPRPGEIDGKSYYFISRSKFEQLVAEGEFLESAEFAGNYYGTPREAVLNQIHAGKLVVLEIELEGARQIRASFPSALSIFILPPSFDELEKRIRSRAQDSEEAIARRLLRAQEEIQAADEFDIQIVNDDFETALNDIEAVLFK is encoded by the coding sequence ATGATGCCAGTTTTACCCATCCAGAGTAGTGCGACTACCGAAGAATGCTTACATTTAGGCAGGTTAATTGTTTTAACTGGCCCCAGTGGGGTCGGTAAAGGCACTTTAATGCGATCGCTTCTAGAGCGTCATCCAGAACTCTATTATTCCGTATCGGTGACAACTCGTTCTCCCCGTCCAGGGGAAATCGATGGCAAAAGTTATTACTTCATCAGCCGCAGTAAGTTTGAACAATTAGTTGCTGAAGGTGAATTTTTAGAATCGGCAGAATTTGCTGGTAACTATTACGGCACACCCCGTGAAGCTGTACTTAACCAAATTCATGCCGGTAAGTTGGTGGTGCTGGAAATTGAACTAGAAGGGGCAAGACAAATTCGTGCTTCCTTCCCCAGTGCCCTCAGCATTTTTATTTTACCGCCTTCCTTTGATGAATTAGAGAAACGAATACGCTCTCGCGCCCAAGACTCTGAAGAAGCGATCGCCCGCCGTCTGCTCCGCGCCCAAGAAGAAATTCAAGCCGCAGATGAATTTGATATTCAAATCGTTAATGACGATTTTGAAACTGCTTTAAATGATATTGAAGCTGTTTTGTTTAAATAA
- a CDS encoding polysaccharide deacetylase family protein codes for MENNKSFLWPEGILIALLALGGVFSLAFMMLLRPNASDAQSRPSINIKDVSANVGTQQRIEKLKAAMLTSWQQEAQTKGLAYPIPSRFQGQIIKAAKLTQGEKVIALTFDDGSWPETTEQVLSILKSNNIKGTFFVVGQNLKNYPELGKQIVAQGHVIANHTWHHWYHFFNQQAAAFEIERTTDLIYQVTGVKTNLFRPPGGNLHNGLSAYAKGQKYAVVMWSADSIDYKLPTVPKLIDNVIKDSKPGGIVLMHDGGGNRSRTVQALPEIINNFKKQGYRFVTIPELLEIEDTDRKLLANKK; via the coding sequence GTGGAAAATAATAAGTCGTTTCTGTGGCCAGAAGGAATATTAATTGCGCTACTTGCTTTAGGTGGTGTTTTTAGTCTTGCTTTTATGATGCTTCTAAGACCAAATGCTTCGGATGCTCAAAGTAGACCAAGTATAAATATCAAGGATGTATCTGCAAACGTAGGAACTCAGCAGCGCATTGAGAAATTAAAGGCAGCGATGCTTACAAGCTGGCAGCAAGAAGCACAAACAAAGGGTCTAGCCTACCCTATACCATCACGTTTTCAAGGGCAAATTATTAAAGCTGCAAAACTTACTCAGGGTGAGAAAGTGATTGCTCTCACCTTTGATGATGGCTCTTGGCCTGAGACTACAGAGCAAGTGCTAAGTATTCTGAAATCAAATAATATTAAAGGGACGTTTTTTGTAGTCGGGCAGAACCTCAAAAATTATCCAGAGTTAGGAAAGCAGATTGTCGCTCAAGGTCACGTCATTGCCAACCATACTTGGCATCACTGGTATCACTTTTTTAATCAACAAGCAGCTGCTTTTGAAATTGAGCGCACAACAGACTTAATTTATCAAGTTACAGGTGTTAAAACAAATCTGTTCCGACCGCCTGGTGGCAACCTACACAATGGATTATCTGCTTATGCTAAAGGACAAAAGTATGCTGTGGTGATGTGGTCGGCTGACTCTATAGACTACAAGTTACCAACTGTACCAAAGTTGATCGATAACGTGATTAAAGATTCTAAACCTGGTGGGATTGTGCTAATGCATGATGGTGGTGGTAATCGTTCTAGAACTGTGCAAGCTTTACCAGAAATTATTAACAACTTTAAAAAGCAAGGCTATCGCTTTGTGACTATTCCAGAACTTTTAGAAATCGAAGATACAGATCGAAAGTTGCTTGCTAACAAAAAGTAA
- a CDS encoding ComEA family DNA-binding protein: protein MNNWLPLNSRLQKLRAKLLNDPYYRLQSGEEIQIAAQLGIRIDANQATVDDWLRLPGLSIHQARSLVELSHSGVKFYCIEDIAAALGIPAPRLEPLKPLLNFIYYDHESLENPTHLLNPNTATVEKLAQIPFIDLSLAEAVVQNRQSAGPYRNLADFQRRLELTGDAIAQIMYYLRF, encoded by the coding sequence ATGAATAATTGGCTACCTTTAAATTCCAGACTGCAAAAACTTCGCGCCAAGCTCCTCAACGATCCCTACTATCGCCTACAATCTGGGGAAGAAATTCAGATTGCAGCTCAATTAGGTATCCGTATTGATGCTAATCAAGCCACTGTAGATGATTGGTTACGCTTACCAGGTTTGTCAATTCACCAAGCGCGATCGCTTGTGGAACTTTCACATTCGGGTGTGAAATTTTACTGTATTGAAGATATCGCTGCGGCTTTGGGTATACCAGCGCCGCGCTTAGAGCCATTAAAGCCTCTGCTGAATTTTATTTACTATGACCACGAATCTTTAGAAAATCCTACCCATTTACTCAACCCGAACACAGCAACCGTTGAAAAATTAGCACAAATTCCATTTATAGATTTGTCTTTGGCGGAAGCAGTGGTGCAAAATCGGCAATCAGCCGGGCCTTACCGTAACCTGGCTGATTTCCAGCGACGGCTGGAGTTAACTGGTGATGCGATCGCCCAGATAATGTATTATTTGAGATTTTAA
- a CDS encoding Photosystem I reaction center subunit III — MRRLFALMLAISLWFNXCPPAQALGANLTPCKDNPAFQELAANARNTTADPQSGKKRFERYSQALCGPEGYPHLIVDGRLDRAGDFLIPSILFLYIAGWIGWVGRAYLQAIKKESDTELKEIQIDLGLALPIMASGFAWPAAAVQELLSGKLAAKDSEIPISPR, encoded by the coding sequence ATGCGACGATTGTTTGCTTTGATGTTAGCGATTAGTCTTTGGTTCAATTTNTGCCCCCCAGCACAAGCTTTAGGGGCTAATTTGACACCGTGTAAAGACAATCCCGCTTTTCAAGAGCTAGCAGCTAATGCCCGTAACACCACCGCCGATCCCCAATCAGGGAAAAAGCGGTTTGAGCGTTATTCTCAGGCGCTATGCGGCCCTGAAGGATACCCACACTTGATTGTTGATGGTCGTCTAGATCGTGCTGGTGACTTTTTGATCCCTAGCATTTTGTTTCTATATATTGCTGGTTGGATTGGTTGGGTAGGGCGTGCCTATCTGCAAGCAATCAAAAAGGAATCTGACACTGAACTAAAAGAAATCCAAATCGATCTTGGTTTGGCACTACCCATCATGGCTTCAGGCTTTGCTTGGCCAGCAGCAGCAGTCCAAGAATTGCTCTCTGGAAAATTAGCAGCTAAGGATTCAGAAATCCCTATTTCTCCACGCTAA
- a CDS encoding DUF29 domain-containing protein, with translation MSKILTQILYKQDYHLWLETTLKQLQERDLEYLDWDHLIEEIERLVNEQKHKLESYLLQLLKHLLLYQHWSLPECKNHWEVEIDNFRVELRKLTKSKNLYNYLLTVLEEVYIDALRQAKKKSGLNCFPQTCPYSIEQILDVDYLPPFEF, from the coding sequence ATGTCTAAAATACTTACTCAAATTCTCTATAAACAGGATTATCACTTGTGGTTAGAAACTACATTGAAACAATTGCAAGAAAGAGATTTAGAGTATCTTGATTGGGATCATTTGATTGAGGAGATTGAAAGATTGGTTAATGAACAGAAGCACAAGCTCGAAAGTTATTTACTGCAACTTCTCAAACATTTGCTTTTGTATCAACATTGGAGCCTCCCTGAATGTAAAAATCATTGGGAAGTGGAAATTGATAATTTTCGGGTGGAACTCAGGAAATTAACTAAATCTAAAAACCTCTACAACTATCTGCTCACAGTGCTTGAAGAAGTCTACATTGATGCGCTACGACAAGCAAAAAAGAAAAGTGGATTGAATTGTTTTCCGCAAACTTGTCCTTATAGCATTGAGCAAATTTTAGATGTGGATTATTTACCACCATTTGAATTTTGA
- a CDS encoding NINE protein, with protein MLTKRKSRSVAAVLAFSGTLTISGLHKFYLGQPLWGVLYVLLSWTPIPKVASAIEGVWYLAQDEEAFDRNFNLGKSAARTSQKAINQVGAIADAMRELDALRQDGLISEYEFEQKRRQLLDQIS; from the coding sequence ATGTTGACTAAGCGCAAAAGTCGAAGTGTTGCCGCTGTTTTAGCTTTTTCTGGCACGCTGACAATTTCAGGATTACATAAATTCTACCTGGGACAACCTCTGTGGGGTGTTTTGTATGTGTTGCTTTCCTGGACACCGATCCCCAAGGTAGCTAGTGCGATTGAGGGAGTTTGGTATTTAGCCCAAGATGAAGAAGCTTTTGATCGTAATTTTAATCTAGGCAAGTCAGCAGCGAGGACTTCACAAAAGGCGATTAATCAGGTAGGAGCGATCGCTGACGCAATGCGGGAATTAGATGCTTTGCGCCAGGATGGACTGATTTCAGAGTATGAATTTGAGCAAAAGCGCCGCCAATTGCTAGACCAGATTTCTTGA